One window from the genome of Hyalangium ruber encodes:
- a CDS encoding SPFH domain-containing protein: MNVKEKLSEVPKKLSEVLRQSVFLTRAAAGSVVSKARWFIYTPRGRRVAVGLTTVGLVALAASSPPVCMVEPGQVGIRVNLLSGNPTELREGWALLVPHVHRLHLYSLKDQIFRPDRSTQANGPAPFQSVEGLSLGVEISVRYALDPARVATLASSMPEDVGREIIEPVIDGVMRRHFAQHTVREIFSTHRMQIQKAITEEIAPLMAADGVILRSVTLGNVDLPSQYRAGLESLLAEGLNAEKMRYTLELKDKRVKESELDAEADKVRREKAAEAAGNEEVIAAKAKAEAMRHILPFKEKEIEQRRLEAEAAKVSRLTHATAESEARQIEAEGESVARRKLAEADAYRVEVTGKAASEQLARDADLISRNPLLIQKTLADKLSDKIQVIIAPPQAGGFIAGNLLGQPTSTGYASGAAPKSQSDLSARAEPSQSEGSEYQEE, encoded by the coding sequence ATGAACGTCAAAGAGAAGCTGAGTGAAGTGCCGAAGAAGCTGAGCGAAGTGCTGAGGCAGAGCGTTTTCCTGACCCGGGCGGCGGCCGGCTCCGTGGTCAGCAAGGCGCGGTGGTTCATCTACACGCCCCGAGGGCGCCGGGTCGCCGTCGGGCTGACCACGGTCGGGCTCGTCGCCCTGGCCGCATCCAGCCCCCCCGTCTGCATGGTCGAGCCGGGGCAGGTGGGCATCCGGGTCAACCTCCTCTCTGGCAACCCCACCGAGCTGCGCGAGGGCTGGGCCCTGCTGGTGCCCCACGTCCACCGGCTCCACCTCTATAGCCTCAAGGACCAGATCTTCCGCCCGGACCGCAGCACCCAGGCCAACGGCCCTGCCCCCTTCCAGTCCGTGGAGGGCCTGTCCCTCGGCGTCGAAATCTCCGTCCGCTACGCCCTGGACCCGGCGCGCGTCGCCACCCTGGCCTCCTCGATGCCCGAGGACGTGGGCCGCGAAATCATCGAGCCCGTCATCGATGGGGTGATGCGCCGCCACTTTGCCCAGCACACCGTCCGGGAGATCTTCTCCACCCACCGGATGCAGATCCAGAAGGCCATCACCGAGGAGATCGCCCCCCTGATGGCCGCTGACGGCGTCATCCTGCGCTCGGTCACCCTGGGCAACGTGGACCTGCCCTCGCAGTACCGCGCTGGCTTGGAGTCCCTGCTGGCCGAGGGCCTGAACGCCGAGAAGATGCGCTACACGTTGGAGCTCAAGGACAAGCGCGTCAAGGAGTCCGAGCTGGACGCGGAGGCCGACAAGGTCCGCCGCGAGAAGGCCGCCGAGGCCGCCGGCAACGAGGAGGTCATCGCCGCCAAGGCCAAGGCCGAGGCCATGCGCCACATCCTCCCCTTCAAGGAGAAGGAGATCGAACAGCGCCGCCTGGAGGCCGAGGCCGCCAAGGTGTCCCGGCTCACCCACGCCACCGCCGAGTCCGAGGCCCGTCAAATCGAAGCCGAGGGCGAGTCGGTCGCTCGCCGCAAGCTGGCCGAGGCCGACGCCTACCGCGTGGAGGTGACGGGCAAGGCCGCCTCCGAGCAGCTCGCCCGGGACGCGGACCTCATCAGCCGCAACCCGCTGCTCATCCAGAAGACCCTGGCCGACAAGCTGTCGGACAAGATCCAGGTCATCATCGCCCCTCCGCAGGCGGGCGGCTTCATCGCCGGCAACCTGCTGGGGCAGCCCACCTCCACCGGGTACGCGAGCGGCGCGGCACCGAAATCGCAGAGCGACCTGTCCGCCCGCGCGGAGCCGAGCCAGTCCGAGGGCTCGGAGTACCAGGAGGAGTAG
- a CDS encoding serine/threonine-protein kinase PknK, which yields MTSPSTNIGSLPPGTMVGEYVIDSVLSSGGFGVVYHARDPDQRQVAIKVSKHSAKSITAQQLVWQQNEIEALTRLKHPALVEVLGYGFLDDGRLYLVMELVNGVVLGQYLQEKGPLEVLEALQLTRRIAEALAYCHESNVLHLDLKPANIIITDPVEPKVKVLDFGLARLSSGFKTHEGGPIAGTLAYMAPECFFGAVDRLSEKVDLYAVGTLLYEMLSCVLPFPGNASYAALGSLKRSGKMTPMEETAPLVPAPVAAMVRSLLDPDPAQRFGGAGRLATRLKGLYFDLLHGNTGDGVVPSVVSELVPDDVPFVGRAREMALVREAVDAVADRQGRALMLVGEAGMGKSRLVSEVLLQSDISARALVGYGRCRQLGELVPYSPLREALGQMVELLMGIRSEPGHRVRSLAGQALAGEAHELRRLVPELSRLLPDGAERGSEGVIVQGMGAERVGKALTFLLTAIGAARPLVLVLEDVHWADEGTLAVLTRLTANPPPGVLLLCTTRPPPRLSPSNALQMVTLSALEAEENDRLLATLAGGAAPTVVRSLLQSVPFLASGNPLVSSQIIRDLQLGGYLSQEADGRIRISERLRGEYQPPDSVTTVVARALERLEERVLRVLRVAARIDRRFRPTDLEGLGLFTPREVRAAITAAEEQRLCVTTGDRCTFAHDILRERLATDGRLANLPDIHRRIGERLLKRGAPPGTLAYHWEQAGEPLRAAAAYLEAGLEADKLLDPIGASQHLRKAFTVLGAQPASSERDDMLVKSLYGLVRIGCLLGSAVEMLKHLEFGQGLLAEPTPEQRLALNSAWARAYYAQGNFPKAMEYSEQCLDAATEPSLRHYMYAPSSILGRALSGSGRFGPSIPMLTEATDLSAEAGETVEQAHSEGILALALAYTGEYKRAREHAATAARLALRLGNPVRMAASTFYYATIAEAEFHWDEGVQRSADLLAFTEAHGITGLYVCMGNFYAGRHQFHIGRLNRARHLLQHALGLAKQQGSSYGMSLAYAYLGDVEFVAGRVEEAKASYEKGLELANAGVTDEQAGPLCLIGLAHLKALAGGPMEEVRAKGDEALQRLRAVDNVSNQIPTLQRYAEALEELGDAAGAARLYEERQVLVKRLGLLECDFWPRVAETALTEPLAPRQYWRKASTRLSSSNSRPVVQEDFNAETVVRAAAPPPDTVEQ from the coding sequence ATGACCTCTCCTTCTACCAACATCGGCTCACTCCCCCCGGGGACGATGGTGGGGGAGTATGTCATCGACAGCGTCCTGAGCTCCGGCGGCTTCGGCGTGGTGTATCACGCGAGAGACCCGGACCAGCGCCAGGTGGCCATCAAGGTCAGCAAGCACTCCGCCAAGTCCATCACCGCGCAGCAGCTCGTCTGGCAGCAGAACGAAATCGAAGCCCTCACCCGGCTCAAGCACCCCGCGCTGGTGGAGGTGCTCGGCTACGGTTTCCTGGACGATGGGCGGCTGTACCTGGTGATGGAGCTGGTCAACGGGGTGGTGCTGGGCCAGTACCTCCAGGAGAAGGGCCCGCTGGAGGTGCTCGAGGCGCTGCAGCTCACGCGCCGCATCGCCGAGGCGCTGGCCTACTGCCACGAGTCGAACGTCCTGCACCTGGACCTCAAGCCGGCCAACATCATCATCACCGATCCGGTGGAGCCGAAGGTGAAGGTGCTGGATTTCGGCCTGGCCCGACTCTCCAGCGGCTTCAAGACGCACGAGGGCGGCCCCATCGCCGGCACGCTGGCGTACATGGCGCCCGAGTGCTTCTTCGGCGCGGTGGACCGGCTGTCCGAGAAGGTGGACCTGTACGCGGTGGGCACGCTGCTCTACGAGATGCTCTCGTGCGTGCTGCCCTTCCCGGGCAACGCCTCGTACGCGGCGCTGGGCTCGCTCAAGCGCTCGGGGAAGATGACGCCGATGGAGGAGACGGCGCCCCTGGTGCCCGCGCCGGTGGCGGCCATGGTGCGCTCGCTGTTGGATCCGGATCCGGCCCAGCGCTTCGGCGGGGCGGGGCGGCTGGCCACCCGGCTCAAGGGGCTCTACTTCGACCTGTTGCACGGCAACACGGGCGATGGCGTGGTGCCCTCGGTGGTGTCCGAGCTGGTGCCCGACGACGTGCCCTTCGTGGGGCGCGCGCGGGAGATGGCGCTGGTGCGCGAGGCGGTGGACGCGGTGGCCGACCGGCAGGGCCGCGCGCTGATGCTGGTGGGCGAGGCCGGCATGGGCAAGAGCCGCCTCGTCTCCGAGGTGCTGCTCCAGTCGGACATCTCCGCACGGGCGCTGGTGGGCTATGGGCGCTGCCGCCAGCTCGGAGAGCTGGTGCCGTACTCGCCGCTGCGCGAGGCGCTGGGGCAGATGGTGGAGCTGCTGATGGGCATCCGCAGCGAGCCCGGCCACCGCGTGCGCAGCCTCGCGGGCCAGGCGCTGGCGGGTGAGGCCCACGAGCTGCGGCGGCTGGTGCCCGAGCTCAGCCGGCTGCTGCCGGACGGCGCCGAGCGCGGCAGCGAGGGCGTCATCGTCCAGGGCATGGGCGCCGAGCGGGTGGGCAAGGCGCTCACCTTCCTGCTGACGGCCATTGGCGCGGCCCGGCCCCTGGTGCTGGTGCTGGAGGACGTGCATTGGGCGGACGAGGGCACCCTGGCGGTGCTCACCCGGCTCACCGCCAACCCTCCGCCGGGGGTGCTGCTGCTGTGTACCACCCGGCCTCCGCCGCGCCTGTCGCCCAGCAACGCGCTGCAGATGGTCACCCTGAGCGCCCTGGAGGCCGAGGAGAATGATCGGCTGCTGGCGACGCTGGCCGGAGGGGCGGCGCCCACCGTGGTGCGCTCCCTGCTGCAGTCGGTGCCCTTCCTGGCCAGCGGCAACCCGCTGGTGAGCTCGCAAATCATTCGGGACCTGCAGCTGGGCGGCTACCTGTCCCAGGAGGCGGATGGCCGCATCCGCATCTCCGAGCGGCTGCGGGGCGAGTACCAGCCTCCGGACTCCGTTACCACGGTGGTGGCGCGCGCCCTGGAGCGGCTGGAGGAGCGCGTGCTGCGCGTGCTGCGCGTGGCCGCCCGCATCGACCGGCGCTTCCGGCCCACGGACCTGGAGGGGCTGGGGTTGTTCACCCCGCGCGAGGTGCGGGCCGCCATCACCGCGGCGGAGGAGCAGCGGCTGTGTGTCACCACCGGTGACCGGTGTACCTTCGCCCATGACATCCTCCGCGAGCGGCTGGCGACGGACGGGCGCCTGGCGAACCTGCCGGACATCCACCGCCGCATCGGCGAGCGGCTGCTGAAGCGGGGGGCGCCTCCGGGCACGCTGGCCTACCACTGGGAGCAGGCGGGAGAGCCGCTGCGCGCGGCCGCCGCGTACCTGGAGGCAGGGCTGGAGGCCGACAAGCTGCTGGACCCCATCGGGGCCAGCCAGCACCTGCGCAAGGCGTTCACGGTGCTTGGGGCGCAGCCGGCCTCGAGCGAGCGCGACGACATGCTGGTGAAGTCGCTCTACGGGCTGGTGCGCATCGGGTGCTTGTTGGGCAGCGCGGTGGAGATGCTCAAGCACCTGGAGTTCGGCCAGGGGCTGTTGGCGGAGCCCACTCCGGAGCAGCGGCTGGCGCTCAACAGCGCGTGGGCGCGGGCGTACTACGCGCAGGGCAACTTCCCCAAGGCGATGGAGTACAGCGAGCAGTGCCTGGATGCGGCCACCGAGCCCTCGCTGCGTCATTATATGTACGCGCCCTCGAGCATCCTGGGCCGGGCGCTGAGCGGCTCGGGGCGGTTCGGGCCGTCCATTCCGATGCTCACCGAGGCGACGGACCTGTCGGCGGAGGCGGGCGAGACGGTGGAGCAGGCGCACTCGGAGGGCATCCTCGCGCTCGCGCTGGCGTACACCGGGGAGTACAAGCGGGCGCGGGAGCACGCGGCCACGGCGGCTCGGCTGGCGCTGCGGCTGGGCAACCCGGTGCGCATGGCGGCCTCCACCTTCTATTACGCCACCATCGCCGAGGCGGAGTTCCACTGGGATGAAGGGGTGCAGCGCAGCGCGGATCTGCTGGCCTTCACCGAGGCGCACGGGATTACCGGGCTGTACGTGTGCATGGGCAACTTCTACGCGGGCCGGCACCAGTTCCACATTGGCCGGCTGAACCGGGCGCGGCACCTGCTGCAGCATGCGCTGGGGTTGGCGAAGCAGCAGGGCTCCTCCTATGGCATGTCGCTGGCGTACGCCTACCTGGGGGATGTGGAGTTCGTGGCCGGGCGGGTGGAGGAGGCGAAGGCCTCCTACGAGAAGGGGCTGGAGCTGGCCAACGCGGGGGTGACGGACGAGCAGGCCGGGCCGCTGTGCCTCATCGGGCTGGCGCACCTGAAGGCGTTGGCGGGCGGGCCGATGGAGGAGGTGCGGGCGAAGGGGGACGAGGCGCTGCAGCGGCTTCGGGCGGTGGACAACGTGAGCAACCAGATTCCCACGCTCCAGCGTTACGCGGAGGCGTTGGAGGAGCTGGGGGATGCGGCCGGCGCGGCGCGGCTCTACGAGGAGCGGCAGGTGCTGGTGAAGCGGCTGGGGCTGCTGGAGTGTGACTTCTGGCCCCGGGTGGCGGAGACGGCGCTCACGGAGCCGCTGGCGCCGAGGCAGTACTGGCGCAAGGCGAGCACGCGCCTGTCGTCGTCCAACTCGCGCCCGGTGGTGCAGGAGGACTTCAACGCGGAGACGGTGGTGCGCGCCGCCGCCCCGCCGCCCGACACCGTCGAGCAGTGA
- a CDS encoding acyl carrier protein, with the protein MADSIPPLEEIGREVRAIIAGALKRPLEQVPLTARLENGLGIDSLAMIEINIALEERFRFAMPDMTSPAEANLNTVEDLARFVAQQLSQQKGKVAV; encoded by the coding sequence GTGGCAGACTCCATCCCCCCGCTCGAGGAGATCGGCAGGGAGGTACGGGCCATCATCGCGGGGGCCCTCAAGCGTCCGCTGGAGCAGGTTCCCCTCACCGCCCGGCTGGAGAACGGGCTGGGCATCGACTCCCTGGCGATGATCGAGATCAACATCGCCCTGGAGGAGCGCTTCCGCTTCGCCATGCCGGACATGACTTCGCCGGCCGAGGCCAACCTGAACACCGTGGAGGACCTGGCGCGCTTCGTGGCCCAGCAGCTCTCCCAGCAGAAGGGGAAGGTGGCGGTATGA
- a CDS encoding SAM-dependent methyltransferase yields MTAIDLGLRHPDEKVAAQRTPEEQRVHEAREVAQHYEHNPDIFSLVLDKRLAYATGVFLSPEEDLETAQERKYARVAAKLNIQPGEKVLDVGCGWGSLLLYLAQHTKGEFHGITLSSKQREVALQRAKDWGVADRVRVDLTHVEKLDPAPESYDVLLFSGSIVHMHNREAIHQLVGRTLKPGGRLFISDCYFPEQVRGDRDSSATRYIFVTALGYCRLLSLSEELGLIERAGLDLLHVEDLTSSYVQTLGHWIDNVRKNRERIEAMAPGFAKVLQGYMTVAKLSFARRTALEYMILATKGAPKVHVAGWPIPGNAK; encoded by the coding sequence ATGACGGCGATCGACCTGGGGCTGCGGCACCCGGACGAGAAGGTCGCCGCCCAGCGCACCCCCGAGGAGCAGCGGGTACACGAGGCCCGGGAGGTAGCGCAGCACTACGAGCACAATCCCGACATCTTCAGCCTGGTGCTGGACAAGCGCCTGGCCTACGCCACGGGGGTGTTCCTCTCGCCCGAGGAGGACCTGGAGACGGCGCAGGAGCGCAAATACGCCCGGGTGGCCGCCAAGCTGAACATCCAGCCGGGAGAGAAGGTGCTGGATGTGGGCTGTGGCTGGGGCAGCCTGCTCTTGTACCTGGCGCAGCACACGAAGGGCGAGTTCCACGGCATCACCCTGAGCAGCAAGCAGCGCGAGGTGGCGCTGCAGCGGGCCAAGGACTGGGGCGTGGCGGACCGCGTGCGGGTGGACCTCACGCACGTGGAGAAGCTCGACCCCGCCCCCGAGAGCTACGACGTGCTGCTCTTCTCCGGCAGCATCGTCCACATGCACAACCGGGAGGCCATCCACCAGCTGGTGGGGCGCACGCTCAAGCCCGGCGGGCGGCTGTTCATCTCCGACTGCTACTTCCCGGAGCAGGTGCGCGGCGACCGCGACAGCAGCGCCACGCGCTACATCTTCGTGACGGCGCTGGGCTACTGCCGGCTGCTGAGCCTCTCGGAGGAGCTGGGCCTCATCGAGCGGGCGGGCCTGGACCTGCTGCACGTGGAGGACCTGACGAGTTCCTACGTGCAGACGCTGGGGCATTGGATCGACAACGTGCGCAAGAACCGCGAGCGAATCGAGGCGATGGCTCCGGGCTTCGCCAAGGTGCTGCAGGGCTACATGACGGTGGCGAAGCTGTCGTTCGCCCGGCGCACGGCGCTGGAGTACATGATCCTCGCCACCAAGGGAGCGCCCAAGGTCCACGTGGCGGGCTGGCCCATCCCCGGGAACGCGAAGTGA
- a CDS encoding AMP-binding protein, with translation MSGGPRTLAGLLKARSQTQGERLAVRYKEGEEWLSRTWGETWAEARAVAAALHARGVRPGDGVLLLIPEVRPAVSTLFGVWALGAVPSILGVPYRLSDLDAYLEQLRGTARKLDAKALVLSSMLAGMAGEGSGNGVSLIVADSLVEEGRALPFQPEPDAAPGPCLVQLTSGSTSQPRGVVLSHEKVMLHMESMSRALPSPAHAMAVSWLPLHHDMGLLGGLLFPFFNNFPAHMLSPLDFRQRPFAWLETMSQFKGTICAAPPSAYAICLGLANRAKEAGLDLSAWEVAMIGAEPISPDLLRRFSDKFAPCGFRAESFFPVYGLAEATVAVTFPPKLAPTVVDRVDRATLEREGRAVPCAEGPGALELTGVGRPIPHTEVRLVDEQDQPVPERTQGEILVRAATLMDGYYREPELTASAVQEGWLRTGDLGYQADGTYFITGRKKELIIKGGHNLIPSILEELASEVEGVRAGCVAAVGVRSEQRQTEMAYVLAETKLEAEAQSKLGERIRERLRAHGIAIDHVLLVAPGTLPKTTSGKIKRRAISEAIAAGQLPGTLA, from the coding sequence GTGAGCGGCGGGCCCCGGACGCTGGCGGGGTTGCTGAAGGCCCGCTCCCAGACGCAGGGGGAGCGGCTCGCCGTCCGCTACAAGGAGGGAGAGGAGTGGCTCTCCCGCACCTGGGGCGAGACGTGGGCGGAGGCCCGAGCGGTGGCCGCGGCGCTCCACGCCCGCGGCGTGCGCCCAGGGGATGGGGTGCTGCTGCTCATCCCCGAGGTGCGCCCGGCCGTGAGCACGCTGTTCGGCGTGTGGGCGCTGGGCGCGGTGCCCAGCATCCTCGGGGTGCCCTACCGGCTCTCGGACCTGGACGCGTACCTGGAGCAGCTCCGGGGCACGGCGCGCAAGCTGGACGCGAAGGCGCTGGTGCTCTCGAGCATGCTGGCGGGCATGGCCGGCGAGGGCTCGGGCAATGGGGTGTCCCTCATCGTCGCCGACTCGCTGGTGGAGGAGGGCCGGGCGCTGCCGTTCCAGCCCGAGCCGGACGCGGCGCCGGGCCCGTGCCTCGTCCAGCTCACCAGCGGCAGCACGAGCCAGCCGCGCGGCGTGGTGCTCTCCCATGAGAAGGTGATGCTGCACATGGAGAGCATGAGCCGGGCCCTGCCCTCGCCCGCGCATGCGATGGCGGTGTCCTGGCTGCCGCTGCACCATGACATGGGGCTGTTGGGCGGGCTGCTGTTCCCGTTCTTCAACAACTTCCCGGCGCACATGCTCTCGCCGCTCGACTTCCGCCAGCGGCCCTTCGCCTGGCTGGAGACGATGAGCCAGTTCAAGGGCACCATCTGCGCGGCGCCCCCTTCCGCCTATGCCATCTGCCTGGGGCTGGCCAACCGCGCGAAGGAGGCGGGGCTGGACCTGAGCGCGTGGGAGGTGGCGATGATTGGCGCCGAGCCCATCTCGCCGGACCTCTTGCGCCGCTTCTCGGACAAGTTCGCGCCGTGCGGCTTCCGGGCCGAGTCCTTCTTCCCGGTGTACGGGCTGGCCGAGGCCACGGTGGCGGTGACGTTCCCGCCGAAGCTCGCGCCCACGGTGGTGGACCGGGTGGACCGGGCCACGCTGGAGCGCGAGGGCCGCGCGGTGCCATGCGCCGAGGGGCCGGGCGCGCTGGAGCTGACGGGCGTGGGCCGCCCCATCCCGCATACAGAGGTGCGGCTGGTGGATGAGCAGGACCAGCCCGTGCCGGAGCGGACGCAGGGAGAAATCCTGGTGCGCGCGGCGACGCTGATGGACGGCTACTACCGCGAGCCGGAGCTGACCGCCTCCGCCGTTCAGGAGGGCTGGCTGCGCACCGGAGACCTCGGCTACCAGGCGGACGGGACGTACTTCATCACCGGCCGCAAGAAGGAGCTGATCATCAAGGGCGGCCACAACCTCATCCCCTCCATCCTCGAGGAGCTGGCCTCGGAGGTGGAAGGCGTGCGGGCCGGGTGCGTGGCGGCGGTGGGGGTGCGCTCCGAGCAGCGGCAGACGGAGATGGCGTACGTGCTGGCGGAGACGAAGCTCGAGGCCGAGGCCCAGAGCAAGCTGGGCGAGCGCATCCGCGAGCGGCTGCGGGCCCACGGCATCGCCATCGACCACGTGCTGCTGGTGGCGCCGGGCACGCTGCCGAAGACGACGAGCGGCAAAATCAAACGCCGCGCCATCTCCGAGGCCATCGCCGCCGGGCAGCTCCCCGGCACGCTGGCCTGA